Proteins from a single region of Drosophila biarmipes strain raj3 chromosome 3R, RU_DBia_V1.1, whole genome shotgun sequence:
- the LOC108031410 gene encoding solute carrier family 23 member 1, translated as MELNNVTVEDGVDASKSHTQDPNTPPNNEKPKPQLLYAINDNPPWYLSIFLAFQHYLTMIGAIVSIPFILTPALCMSDEDANRGIIISTMIFVTGIVTYFQATWGVRLPIVQGGTISFLVPTLAILALPQWKCPEQSEMNAMDELEREELWQVRMRELSGAIAVSAMVQVVLGYTGLVGKILKYVTPLTIVPTVSLVGLTLFEHAADTASKHWGIAVGTTGMLTLFSQIMSNVSVPILAYRKGHGMEVRQFQLFRLFPVLLTIMIMWGLCGILTATDVFPPGHPSRTDVRLNVLTSAKWFYVPYPGQFGWPSVTLSGVLGMLAGVLACTVESLSYYPTVSQMSGAHSPPLHAINRGIGTEGLGTVLAGLWGAGNGTNTFGENVGAIGVTKIGSRRVIQWAALIMVLQGVIGKFGAIFILIPDSVVGGIFCVMFGMIIAFGLSTLQYVDLRSARNLYILGLSIFFPMVLCRWMQKHPGAIDTGNKTVDSTLSVLLGTTILVGGVLGCLLDNVIPGTPAERGLIDWANEMPLGDDNINDGTATDYDFPFGMDAIRRWKWTYYIPFMPTYKLQKQS; from the exons ATGGAACTGAATAATGTCACCGTCGAGGACGGC gtTGATGCGTCCAAGTCCCACACTCAAGATCCCAACACGCCTCCGAATAATGAGAAACCCAAGCCGCAACTGCTGTACGCCATCAACGACAATCCCCCATGGTACCTGAGCATCTTTCTCGCATTCCAGCACTACCTGACCATGATCGGCGCCATCGTCTCCATACCCTTCATCTTGACGCCGGCGTTGTGCATGTCGGATGAGGACGCCAACCGGGGCATCATCATCTCCACCATGATCTTTGTCACGGGCATTGTCACCTACTTCCAGGCCACGTGGGGCGTGCGACTGCCCATCGTGCAGGGAGGAACCATTTCGTTCTTGGTGCCCACCCTGGCCATTTTGGCCCTGCCGCAGTGGAAGTGTCCGGAGCAGTCGGAGATGAATGCCATGGACGAGTTGGAGCGGGAGGAACTGTGGCAAGTGCGGATGCGGGAGCTATCCGGTGCCATAGCCGTTTCCGCCATGGTTCAGGTTGTCCTGGGCTACACTGGTCTGGTGGGCAAGATCCTCAAGTACGTGACTCCGTTGACCATTGTGCCCACTGTGTCACTGGTGGGTCTTACGCTCTTCGAGCACGCGGCTGATACGGCTTCCAAGCACTGGGGCATTGCCGTTGG AACCACTGGCATGCTGACGCTCTTCTCGCAAATAATGTCGAACGTCTCCGTGCCAATCCTGGCCTACCGCAAGGGTCACGGAATGGAGGTGCGCCAGTTCCAGCTGTTTCGGCTCTTTCCTGTCCTGCTAACCATCATGATAATGTGGGGTCTGTGCGGCATTCTGACGGCCACCGATGTCTTTCCTCCAGGCCATCCTTCCCGCACGGATGTTCGCCTGAATGTGCTGACCAGTGCCAAGTGGTTCTATGTGCCGTATCCGGGACAGTTTGGCTGGCCCTCGGTGACGCTCTCCGGCGTGCTGGGCATGTTGGCCGGAGTATTGGCCTGCACGGTGGAGTCGCTCAGCTATTATCCGACGGTGTCACAGATGTCCGGCGCCCATTCGCCACCGCTGCATGCGATCAATCGTGGTATCGGAACCGAGGGATTGGGCACTGTGCTCGCCGGTCTCTGGGGAGCTGGCAATGGAACCAATACCTTCGGGGAGAACGTGGGCGCCATCGGGGTCACTAAG ATTGGGTCACGTCGTGTCATCCAGTGGGCCGCATTGATAATGGTGCTCCAGGGAGTGATAGGCAAGTTTGGAGCCATCTTCATCCTCATACCCGACTCGGTGGTTGGCGGGATCTTCTGCGTGATGTTCGGCATGATTATAGCCTTTGGGCTCTCCACGCTGCAGTATGTAGATCTGCGGTCTGCAAGGAATCTCTACATCCTGGGACTATCCATATTCTTCCCCATGGTCTTGTGCCGCTGGATGCAGAAGCATCCCGGGGCCATTGACACCGGCAACAAGACAGTGGACTCCACACTATCCGTGCTGCTGGGCACTACGATTTTGGTGGGTGGCGTGCTGGGTTGCTTGCTGGACAACGTGATACCGGGCACTCCGGCGGAGCGGGGCCTGATCGACTGGGCGAATGAGATGCCCCTGGGCGATGATAATATCAACGATGGCACGGCCACGGACTATGACTTTCCCTTCGGCATGGATGCAATTCGCCGCTGGAAGTGGACCTACTACATCCCCTTCATGCCCACCTACAAGCTGCAGAAGCAAAGCTGA